GCAGATTCCATAACCTGCAAATTTCTGGAGGTATGTCAATGAAACGCCCGGACAACGCTAGGTACCTCAACCAAATGAGGCATAGTATTTGTGAAGGGAATGACTCCAACTCTATGGGACTCAAGTCCAAGGTTCTGAGTAATTTGAAACGAATAATCTCTGATTCCAGAGTAAAATTTGGTAAAGGACAATAATTGGAAAGAGAGATAATAGAACGAGTTCGTTTCAAGAAATAATTGCTATCATCGACATCATCATCTCTCTGCCCCCTTATCAAATGATGCAGTTCAGGGGTAAGAAGGGCCCTATAGTAACCACAGTGAATATCATCATGTTCAGTCCATCGTTTACAGGGCCCTATTTTATGCCTGCTAAGATGACGATATTTTGGAGGAACAGGATTTGGTTCATCATCAAGTTCAAGTACAATGTCGTGACTTTGAGCTATTTCATCCGAACCATCATCTTCATCCAAATCGAGGTAATGAAATACAATATCATTCATGATAAAATTTTGGCTTTGAGCTTCTCTCAAGCATAGCTCATATATTAGATCATGAACCTTACATGATTTAATTTCTGTTTCATCCCATTTTTTCTCACAGGCAAGAATTAGACATCTGTCGACAAGATCTTTTAAACACTTCTCAGCCTCCCCTTCAAAGtctttttccaacttcaaaaaccCCTCAGCTAGCCATAATCTCACCAACCTCTTCACCGAAATCTCTCTGTCTTCTGGAAAAGCTCCAAAATACAGAAGGCATGCTTTTAGGTTACTGGTCAAGTGATTGTAACTCAACCCAAGCACATGTAAACATTGTTTATCAGGATCATTTGTGACAAACGACATGACATCTTGAGCAACATTTTCCCAATCTTCTATTGTCCTTTCAGATTTGGATAGAAGCCCAGCAACCACAACAATGGTTAGCGGTAACCCTTGGCATTTGTCGACAATTTGCTTCCCAATAATCTCatattcagatggcaattcttcATTTGCAAACGCCGCACTTTTGAAAAGGTTCCAACTCTCATATGGATCCATGAAACTCATCTGTAAAGAAAAATTCTCTGTACCAGCATAACAAGCTACATCAGTGTCACGGGTAGTCAACAATACTCTGCTCTCATTGTTTTCACTTGGAAAGCATTGTCTCACGTCATCCCATGCTTTACTGCTCCACATGTCATCCATGACAATTAAATATCTCCTGCTTTTTAAACTCTTTTGTAGCATATCTGCTAGCTCTGCCTCATCTTCCATATAAAATGTGTCACCCATTCTAGAACGGAGAAGGCTTAGCAAGATTTCTTTTACATTGTGATGGCTAGATACAGTAGCCCAGGCACGAACATCAAAATGAGATCGAATGGATACGTCATTATAAACTTCTTTTGCTAAAGTTGTTTTACCAATGCCCCCCATCCCCAAGATCGGGATGACTTTCAGTTCACCAGAGGAACGTCTTGTCAGATCTTCTAACAACCTTTTCCTTTGATCATCACGTCCCACCATATTCTTCTTAACATTCAAAACATCTTTTGCTGAACTCGAACCTCGAACCAAAGATTTCTTTGATGCTTGTTTGCCTTTGTGTTGAATCTTCATGGACTCTTTCTGGAGATGACTAATGTCCTCAGCTACTTGTTGCAAGCTATCACAAAACATCTCGTGTGCCGTTACTTTCTGCATTTCATCATTTGCCATTGCAGCTTCTGTTAGTCTCAGCTGAATTGTGTATTCAACTGCATTTGCAACTTCTTTTATCCGTGCTTCCAAATCTGTCATTTCCTCAGACACATTGCTTCTCTCAGAGTTTTTGAGGAAAACTTCCAGGGAACTAACTTTTTCATGAAGAGTGAGGATTTCTTCTTTGTGATCACGAATTAGAGATTGTATTGGTGATTTCGACGTCAAGAGCAGTTTTATCGTTCTCATAAGAGAAACAATACTAGCATAAGCCATATCTACTGTATCTGTGTCCTATGAGATTATGACCTGAAAGCTGCATGTTGCAAGAAGCAAGTGGCGTTACACATAACATGATATTTGCAATAGGGAGGCAAAAACAGCAGATCAGATAAATTTCAGGCTTCACTTATCTCAAGTTCTCAATTTCCTTTGCGTACTGATCTAGACTTGTATAATTAATACTATAATATTTATAGCTTTTATGGACATCGTGTCTTATTTATTTTGATGTTCAGGTCACGTATGTTACTACACACGAGTTTACACTTTTGCGGTACAGCGGTATATAATCTTTAGACTTTACTCTCTAAACCTGGAGAAGGGTATGTGCAATTTGCCATGCATCTATTGGTTTGGTGTAAATACCCTGTGTGGGGTAAGTTTTTATGTAAATAGAGTAATAACCTTTGGAAGTACCTAATACCTATATTTACTGGTCATTAGTGTACATGCAAACTATATTTTCATTTGTGAAATCTCTTATAACTATATGTATCCTATTCCAACTTTTTTTATTGTGAGTTCGCGTCTCCCCAAGAGCAatgtgggaagttcttggagggaaggatgctggggtctatttggaaacagcctctctaccccagggtaggggtaaggtctgcgcacacactaccctccccagaccccactaagtgggattatactgggttgttgttgttgttgttttccttcACCGCTCAATTTTTTAAATACTTTTGTACTGTTTCACAGAAAATTAAATGCTGTGATTCTGTAATACTTTGAACATGAAATTCtctacttttctttaaaaaaaaaacaaaatcgaTCAATCAACTATATATGTCGCAATCCCAAACTGCTTGaatcggctatatgaatcctccgTATTCATTCTGCTCTATTTGAAACATTTTTATTGGAATACAGGTAAATAAGTTGTATATTAAGGCAAACTAAAGGCTTATAACTAGAGATATTATAAAGCTCACACTTACCTCGAAAAGTAACACCACAACTCCTAGGAAATATCAGATTAAATGTAAGTACAATAATGACAAATCTTTAATTTCTACTTAGGTATATATCATCTACATGGATCTTTACTTCAATAGTGTTCTATGCTTGGCTAAATCAACTTTAATGTTTGAATACCGTAGTGATTGGGCCACATATGAGTTCCGAATTTTTCCTATACAATTACAGAACGGTTGACTTTGTTTGTTAGAAGAACCATCACATTAAAAATTGAAGTTGGATTAGCTAAATGAATTTGAAatcctgaaagttgtataagtcATAGTATATATAGACTAAGATGATCAGTTAAATGTTTTCAAACTTCTTAGTCAAAATATGGAAAAGGTATGTATCACGATAATATTGTTTATCGTGAAGGTTTTATTTTTCACAATATAAAAGGTTTCAATTATTGATTTATTCCATATTGCTTTAGGGCATTTCAAAAATTATTCTGTTGCCGCTCTTTAGTGGGAAATGGTAATAATATTCTGGAAACGGCAAAAGGAAAAAGTCTAAACAGCAGcaagttttaaatttaaaataaaaaggacGG
Above is a window of Nicotiana tabacum cultivar K326 chromosome 8, ASM71507v2, whole genome shotgun sequence DNA encoding:
- the LOC142162928 gene encoding putative late blight resistance protein homolog R1B-17 isoform X2 translates to MAYASIVSLMRTIKLLLTSKSPIQSLIRDHKEEILTLHEKVSSLEVFLKNSERSNVSEEMTDLEARIKEVANAVEYTIQLRLTEAAMANDEMQKVTAHEMFCDSLQQVAEDISHLQKESMKIQHKGKQASKKSLVRGSSSAKDVLNVKKNMVGRDDQRKRLLEDLTRRSSGELKVIPILGMGGIGKTTLAKEVYNDVSIRSHFDVRAWATVSSHHNVKEILLSLLRSRMGDTFYMEDEAELADMLQKSLKSRRYLIVMDDMWSSKAWDDVRQCFPSENNESRVLLTTRDTDVACYAGTENFSLQMSFMDPYESWNLFKSAAFANEELPSEYEIIGKQIVDKCQGLPLTIVVVAGLLSKSERTIEDWENVAQDVMSFVTNDPDKQCLHVLGLSYNHLTSNLKACLLYFGAFPEDREISVKRLVRLWLAEGFLKLEKDFEGEAEKCLKDLVDRCLILACEKKWDETEIKSCKVHDLIYELCLREAQSQNFIMNDIVFHYLDLDEDDGSDEIAQSHDIVLELDDEPNPVPPKYRHLSRHKIGPCKRWTEHDDIHCGYYRALLTPELHHLIRGQRDDDVDDSNYFLKRTRSIISLSNYCPLPNFTLESEIIRFKLLRTLDLSPIELESFPSQILCLIWLRYLALSGRFIDIPPEICRLWNLHTLIFEGSSSECIVFPEQIWELMQLRHLKLNAFYLPNPPSVSAEEEGTHLALSNVQTIYLLSAFSCTKEVISGIENVKKLGIYGDRDDFEDSRLFDNLVYLHQLENLRFYFHSTWKFGEATIPSAEAFPATLKKLELNGTCLRWEDINIISELPNLEVLKVLSVMKDNEWYTVAGGFTQLKLLLIDWTRLNYWKATDDNFPALECLVLRSCFNLEEIPIEFADISFSLQRIVLCNCKPKLEASAAQIQQEQEDNGNKPVDIRILNPSRCIVLLTMSRH
- the LOC142162928 gene encoding putative late blight resistance protein homolog R1B-17 isoform X1, coding for MAYASIVSLMRTIKLLLTSKSPIQSLIRDHKEEILTLHEKVSSLEVFLKNSERSNVSEEMTDLEARIKEVANAVEYTIQLRLTEAAMANDEMQKVTAHEMFCDSLQQVAEDISHLQKESMKIQHKGKQASKKSLVRGSSSAKDVLNVKKNMVGRDDQRKRLLEDLTRRSSGELKVIPILGMGGIGKTTLAKEVYNDVSIRSHFDVRAWATVSSHHNVKEILLSLLRSRMGDTFYMEDEAELADMLQKSLKSRRYLIVMDDMWSSKAWDDVRQCFPSENNESRVLLTTRDTDVACYAGTENFSLQMSFMDPYESWNLFKSAAFANEELPSEYEIIGKQIVDKCQGLPLTIVVVAGLLSKSERTIEDWENVAQDVMSFVTNDPDKQCLHVLGLSYNHLTSNLKACLLYFGAFPEDREISVKRLVRLWLAEGFLKLEKDFEGEAEKCLKDLVDRCLILACEKKWDETEIKSCKVHDLIYELCLREAQSQNFIMNDIVFHYLDLDEDDGSDEIAQSHDIVLELDDEPNPVPPKYRHLSRHKIGPCKRWTEHDDIHCGYYRALLTPELHHLIRGQRDDDVDDSNYFLKRTRSIISLSNYCPLPNFTLESEIIRFKLLRTLDLSPIELESFPSQILCLIWLRYLALSGRFIDIPPEICRLWNLHTLIFEGSSSECIVFPEQIWELMQLRHLKLNAFYLPNPPSVSAEEEGTHLALSNVQTIYLLSAFSCTKEVISGIENVKKLGIYGDRDDFEDSRLFDNLVYLHQLENLRFYFHSTWKFGEATIPSAEAFPATLKKLELNGTCLRWEDINIISELPNLEVLKVLSVMKDNEWYTVAGGFTQLKLLLIDWTRLNYWKATDDNFPALECLVLRSCFNLEEIPIEFADISLLRKPNVYSVNKSQLLYQKL